In a genomic window of Tachysurus vachellii isolate PV-2020 chromosome 13, HZAU_Pvac_v1, whole genome shotgun sequence:
- the kcnk4a gene encoding potassium channel subfamily K member 4 isoform X1, whose protein sequence is MRCSTLLTILALVLLYLVIGALVFGWLEAPSEEKAYKRLLNFQLTFLQKHNCVQESSLKEFTKKVVDAIQDGVDASTSNFTSRWDLSNAFFFCGTIITTIGFGNLSPKTHWGQFFCIFYALVGIPMFGILLAGVGDHMGTMLRRAVAKIEALFRKKVSHTRVRVISAVFSILIGCLIFIALPIVVFQKVENWTLLEAGYFVVITLTTVGFGDYVAENQRNGVPIYKPLVWLWIVFGMAYFASILTMIDNWLRMLSKKTRAEMEELRAHATDWTQNIQNMSMDFRIPVPLDLNDPFQLQRRRRKKRRRGANHRHPKITVDGLPHGVSLEANSIRENGHLFVSWPGSRYSASDTRLYTNYEMRPGSCLTSGQSSRPISHSELRSNSKPGSRSISRSVSGSDSRSETPSDSWSQSEWNSQGSGSGAEFEKMQASENDNAVVSLSPPSPAPSSPAGPSLLDFFGENLAYIDESSDTLSDRIKVSGSNRPHRPKKRSMRRQLPSMSPLGLQRACSSELHPPSYPPTPPPLKD, encoded by the exons ATGCGCTGCTCGACACTGCTAACAATCCTGGCACTTGTGCTGCTGTATCTGGTGATAGGAGCGTTGGTGTTTGGCTGGTTGGAGGCTCCCAGTGAAGAAAAGGCTTATAAGCGGCTGCTTAACTTTCAACTCACATTCCTGCAGAAGCACAACTGCGTTCAAGAGAGCAGCCTTAAAGAGTTCACTAAG AAAGTGGTGGATGCGATTCAAGATGGTGTGGATGCCAGCACTTCTAATTTCACCAGCAGATGGGATCTATCCAATGCTTTCTTCTTCTGTGggaccatcatcaccaccattg GTTTTGGAAACCTCTCCCCAAAGACACACTGGGGCCAGTTTTTTTGTATATTCTATGCACTGGTGGGGATACCAATGTTTGGCATCCTGTTAGCTGGAGTCGGAGATCATATGGGCACCATGCTTAGGAGGGCAGTTGCAAAGATAGAGGCTCTGTTCCGG aagaagGTGAGCCACACCCGCGTACGGGTCATATCTGCTGtgttctccattctgattggctgcttgATCTTCATTGCTTTACCCATCGTGGTGTTTCAGAAAGTGGAAAACTGGACATTACTAGAGGCAGGATACTTTGTAGTAATCACATTGACAACTGTGGGCTTTGGTGACTATGTAGCAG AAAACCAGAGAAATGGCGTTCCTATATACAAGCCCCTGGTATGGTTGTGGATTGTGTTTGGCATGGCCTACTTCGCCTCTATCCTCACTATGATAGACAACTGGCTCCGAATGCTCTCCAAGAAAACCAGGGCAGAg ATGGAGGAACTACGAGCACATGCTACAGATTGGACCCAGAATATCCAGAACATGTCTATGGACTTCCGCATCCCTGTCCCTTTGGACCTTAATGATCCTTTCCAGCTCCAGCGAAGGCGCAGAAAGAAACGCCGCCGTGGTGCAAACCACAGGCACCCAAAGATCACTGTGGATGGACTTCCTCATGGAGTTTCTCTGGAGGCTAATTCCATCAGGGAAAATGGCCATCTGTTTGTGAGCTGGCCTGGTTCCCGGTATAGTGCATCAGACACCAG ATTATATACGAATTATGAGATGAGACCTGGCTCATGCTTAACATCAGGACAAAGCTCAAGGCCTATCTCACATTCTGAATTGAGGTCTAATTCCAAGCCTGGATCCAGATCCATATCCAGATCAGTATCAGGATCAGATTCCAGATCCGAGACACCATCAGACTCCTGGTCCCAGTCAGAGTGGAACTCGCAGGGGTCTGGGTCAGGAGCTGAGTTTGAGAAAATGCAGGCAAGTGAAAATGATAATGCTGTTGTGAGTCTTTCACCTCCTTCTCCTGCTCCTTCTTCTCCCGCTGGGCCCTCTCTCCTGGACTTCTTTGGTGAGAACTTGGCCTACATTGACGAGTCTTCAGACACACTAAGTGACCGCATCAAAGTGTCTGGATCAAACCGGCCTCACAGACCCAAGAAAAGAAGTATGAGAAGGCAGCTTCCATCTATGAGTCCTTTAGGTCTACAGAGAGCATGCAGCAGTGAACTTCATCCCCCATCATATCCGCCAACACCTCCACCACTAAAAGACTGA
- the kcnk4a gene encoding potassium channel subfamily K member 2 isoform X2, producing MRCSTLLTILALVLLYLVIGALVFGWLEAPSEEKAYKRLLNFQLTFLQKHNCVQESSLKEFTKKVVDAIQDGVDASTSNFTSRWDLSNAFFFCGTIITTIGFGNLSPKTHWGQFFCIFYALVGIPMFGILLAGVGDHMGTMLRRAVAKIEALFRKVENWTLLEAGYFVVITLTTVGFGDYVAENQRNGVPIYKPLVWLWIVFGMAYFASILTMIDNWLRMLSKKTRAEMEELRAHATDWTQNIQNMSMDFRIPVPLDLNDPFQLQRRRRKKRRRGANHRHPKITVDGLPHGVSLEANSIRENGHLFVSWPGSRYSASDTRLYTNYEMRPGSCLTSGQSSRPISHSELRSNSKPGSRSISRSVSGSDSRSETPSDSWSQSEWNSQGSGSGAEFEKMQASENDNAVVSLSPPSPAPSSPAGPSLLDFFGENLAYIDESSDTLSDRIKVSGSNRPHRPKKRSMRRQLPSMSPLGLQRACSSELHPPSYPPTPPPLKD from the exons ATGCGCTGCTCGACACTGCTAACAATCCTGGCACTTGTGCTGCTGTATCTGGTGATAGGAGCGTTGGTGTTTGGCTGGTTGGAGGCTCCCAGTGAAGAAAAGGCTTATAAGCGGCTGCTTAACTTTCAACTCACATTCCTGCAGAAGCACAACTGCGTTCAAGAGAGCAGCCTTAAAGAGTTCACTAAG AAAGTGGTGGATGCGATTCAAGATGGTGTGGATGCCAGCACTTCTAATTTCACCAGCAGATGGGATCTATCCAATGCTTTCTTCTTCTGTGggaccatcatcaccaccattg GTTTTGGAAACCTCTCCCCAAAGACACACTGGGGCCAGTTTTTTTGTATATTCTATGCACTGGTGGGGATACCAATGTTTGGCATCCTGTTAGCTGGAGTCGGAGATCATATGGGCACCATGCTTAGGAGGGCAGTTGCAAAGATAGAGGCTCTGTTCCGG AAAGTGGAAAACTGGACATTACTAGAGGCAGGATACTTTGTAGTAATCACATTGACAACTGTGGGCTTTGGTGACTATGTAGCAG AAAACCAGAGAAATGGCGTTCCTATATACAAGCCCCTGGTATGGTTGTGGATTGTGTTTGGCATGGCCTACTTCGCCTCTATCCTCACTATGATAGACAACTGGCTCCGAATGCTCTCCAAGAAAACCAGGGCAGAg ATGGAGGAACTACGAGCACATGCTACAGATTGGACCCAGAATATCCAGAACATGTCTATGGACTTCCGCATCCCTGTCCCTTTGGACCTTAATGATCCTTTCCAGCTCCAGCGAAGGCGCAGAAAGAAACGCCGCCGTGGTGCAAACCACAGGCACCCAAAGATCACTGTGGATGGACTTCCTCATGGAGTTTCTCTGGAGGCTAATTCCATCAGGGAAAATGGCCATCTGTTTGTGAGCTGGCCTGGTTCCCGGTATAGTGCATCAGACACCAG ATTATATACGAATTATGAGATGAGACCTGGCTCATGCTTAACATCAGGACAAAGCTCAAGGCCTATCTCACATTCTGAATTGAGGTCTAATTCCAAGCCTGGATCCAGATCCATATCCAGATCAGTATCAGGATCAGATTCCAGATCCGAGACACCATCAGACTCCTGGTCCCAGTCAGAGTGGAACTCGCAGGGGTCTGGGTCAGGAGCTGAGTTTGAGAAAATGCAGGCAAGTGAAAATGATAATGCTGTTGTGAGTCTTTCACCTCCTTCTCCTGCTCCTTCTTCTCCCGCTGGGCCCTCTCTCCTGGACTTCTTTGGTGAGAACTTGGCCTACATTGACGAGTCTTCAGACACACTAAGTGACCGCATCAAAGTGTCTGGATCAAACCGGCCTCACAGACCCAAGAAAAGAAGTATGAGAAGGCAGCTTCCATCTATGAGTCCTTTAGGTCTACAGAGAGCATGCAGCAGTGAACTTCATCCCCCATCATATCCGCCAACACCTCCACCACTAAAAGACTGA